In the genome of Cercospora beticola chromosome 2, complete sequence, one region contains:
- a CDS encoding uncharacterized protein (MEROPS:MER0114503), with protein MSFFPGQGYHNQQGPPPPQYGYGNNGYPPPQQYPPQQYGAPSPQPPPNYGYGAPPPPQQYNNGPPPPQGHYGAPPPGNYGGPPPPMQQQGGYGRPPPPPQQQQQFGHGAPPQMTFQYSNCTGRRKALLIGINYFGQRGQLRGCINDVKNLSGYLNQFFNYKREDMVILTDDQQNPMSQPTKQNILRAMHWLVKDARPNDSLFFHYSGHGGQTKDLDGDEDDGYDEVIYPVDFRQAGHIVDDEMHRIMVAPLQPGVRLTAIFDSCHSGSALDLPYIYSTQGVLKEPNLAKEAGQGLLGIVGSYAKGDIGGMLSTATGFFKKATKGDDVYQKNLRTKTSPADVIMWSGSKDSQTSSDASIGGQATGAMSWAFVTALKKNPQQSYVQLLNSIRDELEGKYSQKPQLSCSHPLDTNLLYVM; from the exons ATGTCCTTCTTTCCCGGCCAAGGCTACCATAACCAACAAGGtccgcctcctccacagTACGGGTACGGCAACAATGGCTACCCGCCGCCGCAACAATATCCGCCTCAGCAATATGGAGCTCCGAGTCCCCAACCGCCGCCAAACTACGGATATGGagcgcctcctcctccgcagcaATATAACAACGGACCACCACCTCCCCAAGGCCATTATGGTGCGCCTCCCCCAGGAAACTATGGTGGGCCTCCACCGCCCATGCAACAGCAAGGAGGATATGGCAGACCA CCCCCACCTccccagcaacaacagcagttCGGTCACGGCGCGCCGCCTCAGATGACATTCCAATACTCCAACTGTACCGGTCGACGAAAAGCATTGCTCATCGGTATCAACTACTTTGGCCAGCGAGGTCAATTGCGAGGATGTATCAACGATGTGAAAAACCTGTCGGGATATCTAAATCAGTTTTTCAATTACAAGAGAGAGGACATGGTCATCTTGACCGACGATCAGCAGAATCCGATGAGTCAACCTACAAAGCAGAATATTCTCCGTGCGATGCATTGGTTGGTCAAGGATGCGCGACCTAATGATTCGCTGTTCTTCCACTACTCTGGGCATGGAGGTCAGACGAAAGATTTGGatggtgatgaggatgacggaTACGATGAGGTGATTTATCCTGTGGATTTCAGGCAGGCGGGACATATTGTGGATGACGAGATGCATCGTATCAT GGTCGCACCTCTTCAACCGGGAGTGAGATTGACTGCAATCTTCGACTCCTGTCATTCTGGCTCAGCTCTCGATCTGCCATACATTTACTCTACACAAGGTGTTCTCAAGGAACCAAACTTGGCCAAAGAAGCTGGGCAAGGTCTCCTCGGCATCGTTGGATCCTATGCCAAAGGCGACATTGGTGGTATGCTATCTACGGCAACTGGTTTCTTCAAGAAGGCGACCAAGGGCGACGATGTGTATCAGAAGAACTTGCGCACGAAGACGAGTCCCGCGGATGTCATCATGTGGAGTGGAAGCAAAGACAGTCAGACATC ATCCGACGCAAGCATTGGCGGCCAAGCCACTGGCGCCATGTCGTGGGCCTTTGTCACGGCGCTCAAGAAGAATCCACAGCAAAGCTACGTCCAGTTATTGAACAGCATTCGTGATGAATTGGAAGGAAAGTACTCGCAAAAGCCGCAGCTGAGCTGTAGTCACCCTCTTG ACACCAACCTGCTCTACGTCATGTAG
- a CDS encoding uncharacterized protein (CAZy:GH5), giving the protein MPAHRLRIDGDSFRDPHNRQITLHGINIAGDTKLPAHPDVPSHVREQFFDGDKVSFVDRPFPISQAHTHFSRLRRIGYNTIRYIFTWEALEHAGPGKYDEDFIQHTIKVLRIAKEYGFYVFMDPHQDVWSRFTGGSGAPMWTIYACGLDPEKLRAGEASIVQNTWPDPITFPNMTWATNYSRLAAQTIFTLFYSGKDFAPKCIIDGKNIQDYLQQHFVGACQHLARRIREAGDLEGEVVIGYETINEPNKGYFGHPDLTTIPVDQKLRNYTTPTGFQSMLTGSGRAVEVEVWEFGGFGPHKTGMQLIDPKGTSAWLDPATWDDTKYGWKRDPDWKLGECIWAQHDVWDPSKDELLKPHYFATHPKTGEKLDQEYWTNHEYMDFYKLYSKAIRDVWSEAFLLMQPAPFEIPPEIKGTPEGDDPNMIFASHFYDGITLITKKWNRWWNIDVLGVLRGRYSSPAFAIRIGETAIRNCFKDQLSEVRREGIENMGSHPCLYTEIGIPYDMDQKHAYETGDYSSQAAAIDANMYAVEGSKAQGMTWWCYTTENSHYWGDRWNGEDLSIYSADDKPLPGPAFINDNSSKLSLDRNSPSYSESASSERAPETPSSISKTMSVEQMDPTSSPSKTTQGQQGYRAAEAYVRPFPAAVHGTIDTYGFDLKNCTFTLDLTSPSSTPPDYPTEIFLPEFHFPQGSPSRTTVETSGGKWEIRTIEDVEGARQQVLRWWHGEGEQKLKVTGVKRARGKIEGVRDDAPEDSYLQAYWEMGKNCSVM; this is encoded by the coding sequence ATGCCGGCCCATCGCCTGCGAATCGACGGCGACTCGTTCCGCGACCCTCACAATCGCCAGATCACGCTCCATGGCATCAATATCGCCGGCGACACCAAACTGCCTGCTCATCCAGATGTCCCCTCACACGTCCGCGAACAGTTCTTCGACGGCGACAAGGTGTCCTTCGTAGACCGCCCCTTCCCCATCTCCCAAGCACATACCCACTTCTCGCGACTGCGGAGAATTGGTTACAACACAATTCGCTACATCTTCACATGGGAAGCATTAGAGCATGCCGGGCCCGGCAAGTACGATGAGGACTTTATACAACACACCATCAAAGTGCTGCGAATTGCAAAAGAATATGGCTTCTACGTGTTCATGGATCCACACCAAGATGTGTGGTCGAGGTTCACAGGTGGCTCCGGAGCTCCCATGTGGACGATATACGCGTGCGGACTCGATCCAGAGAAGCTGCGAGCGGGGGAGGCGAGCATAGTACAGAACACCTGGCCCGACCCCATCACGTTCCCCAATATGACCTGGGCCACGAACTATTCTCGATTGGCAGCTCAGACGATATTCACCCTCTTTTACAGTGGAAAGGACTTTGCCCCAAAGTGTATCATCGATGGGAAGAACATTCAGGACTACTTGCAACAACACTTCGTAGGCGCTTGCCAACATCTGGCGCGAAGGATACGAGAAGCTGGGGATCTCGAAGGAGAAGTGGTCATCGGGTACGAAACGATCAATGAGCCCAACAAGGGTTACTTTGGGCATCCCGATCTCACTACCATCCCCGTCGATCAAAAGTTGAGAAATTACACGACACCTACAGGATTCCAATCGATGCTCACAGGATCAGGCAGAGcggtggaagtggaagtttGGGAGTTCGGTGGGTTTGGACCTCACAAGACTGGAATGCAGTTGATCGACCCGAAAGGAACATCTGCATGGCTGGATCCTGCCACTTGGGATGACACCAAATATGGTTGGAAACGAGATCCGGACTGGAAACTGGGTGAATGTATATGGGCCCAGCATGACGTCTGGGATCCTTCCAAAGACGAGTTGCTGAAGCCCCATTACTTCGCCACGCATCCCAAGACTGGAGAGAAGCTCGACCAAGAATACTGGACGAATCACGAATACATGGACTTCTACAAACTGTACTCCAAAGCAATTCGAGATGTGTGGAGTGAAGCATTCCTGCTGATGCAACCCGCGCCTTTTGAGATTCCTCCGGAGATCAAAGGCACCCCCGAGGGCGACGACCCGAACATGATCTTTGCCTCTCACTTTTACGATGGTATCACGCTAATCACGAAGAAATGGAACCGCTGGTGGAACATAGACGTGCTGGGTGTGCTCCGTGGCAGATACAGTTCTCCCGCATTTGCCATACGAATAGGTGAAACTGCTATCCGAAATTGTTTCAAGGACCAATTGAGCGAAGTGCGAAGAGAGGGCATCGAGAACATGGGAAGCCATCCCTGCTTATATACAGAAATCGGCATTCCTTACGACATGGACCAGAAGCATGCTTATGAGACTGGCGACTACAGTAGCCAGGCTGCAGCTATCGATGCGAACATGTATGCCGTAGAAGGCAGCAAAGCGCAAGGCATGACTTGGTGGTGCTACACCACCGAGAATAGCCACTACTGGGGCGATCGATGGAATGGAGAAGACCTTTCGATATACAGCGCGGACGACAAACCTTTACCGGGACCTGCGTTCATCAACGACAATAGCAGCAAGCTATCATTAGACCGCAACAGCCCGAGTTATAGCGAAAGTGCTTCATCAGAACGAGCTCCAGAGACGCCGAGCAGCATATCTAAGACAATGTCTGTGGAGCAAATGGATCCGACATCGTCGCCAAGCAAAACAACGCAAGGACAGCAAGGCTACCGAGCAGCTGAGGCTTACGTGCGTCCCTTTCCAGCCGCCGTGCACGGCACAATTGACACCTACGGCTTCGATCTGAAGAACTGTACCTTTACACTGGATTTAACATCTCCCTCTTCGACACCACCCGATTATCCAACTGAGATCTTCTTACCCGAATTCCATTTCCCGCAAGGCAGTCCTTCACGAACCACCGTCGAAACCAGTGGTGGCAAATGGGAGATTCGAACAATAGAAGATGTCGAAGGCGCGAGACAACAGGTCCTTCGGTGGTGGCATGGCGAAGgggagcagaagctgaaggtGACCGGCGTAAAGCGGGCAAGGGGCAAGATTGAAGGCGTGCGCGATGATGCGCCTGAGGACTCGTACCTGCAGGCTTACTGGGAAATGGGCAAGAACTGCAGTGTGATGTAA